From one Pseudanabaena sp. BC1403 genomic stretch:
- the ureE gene encoding urease accessory protein UreE has protein sequence MHIVTKRLSSSGLSAEAKKLVDQNSLLTLALIAEDRTRSRHRFTTVEGEEINLQLQRGTVLREGDILADDQDQAIAIVVAKPEPVVTVTAKNPLEFLRAAYHLGNRHISLEITETYLRLTPDSVLEDMVLQMGLTVTHETQPFQPESGAYHHHHDH, from the coding sequence ATGCACATTGTTACAAAACGTTTATCGTCATCAGGCTTATCGGCAGAAGCAAAAAAATTAGTCGATCAGAACTCTCTCTTAACTCTTGCGCTTATTGCTGAAGATAGAACTCGCAGTCGCCATCGATTTACAACTGTTGAAGGAGAAGAGATTAATTTACAGCTTCAGAGAGGAACCGTTCTAAGAGAAGGTGATATTCTTGCTGATGATCAAGATCAAGCGATCGCAATTGTTGTCGCTAAGCCTGAGCCAGTAGTTACCGTCACCGCTAAGAATCCGCTAGAATTTTTGAGAGCCGCCTATCATTTAGGTAATCGCCATATTTCTTTAGAAATTACTGAGACCTATCTGCGATTAACTCCCGATTCAGTTTTAGAAGATATGGTTTTGCAAATGGGACTTACCGTAACTCACGAAACTCAACCTTTTCAACCTGAGTCTGGGGCTTACCATCATCACCATGATCATTAA
- a CDS encoding DUF6883 domain-containing protein: MKIPNSDHAVIEPSKLTEYLLNSEHKRGGTKAKLLILFGYSLENWQQLEADIRGFHFGVDAIVVKETAYGVRYEISANLLTPINKQLFVKTVWQIDKGTDFARLITLVPD; this comes from the coding sequence ATGAAAATTCCGAATAGTGATCACGCAGTCATTGAGCCGTCGAAACTAACTGAATATCTACTCAATAGTGAGCATAAGCGCGGTGGCACAAAGGCTAAATTATTAATTCTGTTTGGATATTCACTAGAAAATTGGCAACAGTTAGAAGCCGACATTCGTGGATTTCATTTTGGGGTAGATGCTATTGTAGTTAAAGAAACTGCATATGGTGTGAGATATGAAATTAGTGCAAATTTACTGACTCCGATAAATAAACAGTTATTTGTTAAGACGGTATGGCAAATAGATAAAGGTACAGATTTTGCTCGCTTAATTACTTTAGTTCCCGATTAG
- a CDS encoding ATP/GTP-binding protein translates to MLIEFNVENYRSFRNEANFSMVAAKIVSKDKKLDQENIIAVDSKLSLLKSAVIYGANASGKSNLHAALSFMRWFILSSSKESQEGESIRSEPFRLSTETEKQPSVFEVIFILNKRKYRYGFEVTSQEVVSEWLFDTPTTKERKLFVRENKQIDVKAPFREGTGLEIRTRDNALFLSVVSQWNGKIAKEILRWFQSLSIVDPDDDFQNRKYTVKCFEDGLYKDEIVELIKKLDLGINDIEIETLEPDLSQFSKGMQERLTEIQLGYLRRTSITTFHWKYDQSGDKNYELFDLDTHESEGTKRLFALAGLLIDTLKKGRILFFDEFDSSIHPLITCAIIDLFNSSETNPNNAQIVFITHDTNLLSHKMFRRDQIWFAEKDEKGSTHLYSLAEYKIPIEEDSKKETFKKVRNDASFEDNYIHGKYGAIPFIGNLQSLLGNSNG, encoded by the coding sequence ATGCTAATTGAATTTAATGTTGAAAACTATAGGTCTTTTAGAAATGAAGCGAACTTTAGTATGGTCGCAGCAAAAATCGTTTCAAAAGATAAGAAGTTAGATCAAGAAAATATAATTGCAGTCGATTCAAAACTAAGTCTACTAAAGAGCGCGGTTATTTATGGAGCAAATGCCAGTGGTAAAAGTAACCTCCATGCTGCTCTAAGTTTTATGCGTTGGTTTATACTTAGTTCATCTAAAGAGTCCCAAGAAGGTGAATCTATACGTTCTGAGCCGTTTAGATTAAGTACAGAAACAGAAAAACAACCATCCGTTTTTGAGGTAATTTTTATTCTCAATAAAAGAAAGTACAGATATGGATTTGAAGTTACTTCTCAAGAAGTTGTATCTGAGTGGTTGTTTGACACTCCAACTACGAAGGAACGAAAGCTTTTTGTGCGGGAGAATAAGCAAATTGATGTAAAAGCTCCATTTAGAGAAGGGACAGGACTTGAGATAAGAACTAGAGACAATGCTCTCTTCTTATCTGTTGTTTCCCAGTGGAATGGTAAAATCGCTAAAGAAATATTGCGTTGGTTTCAATCTTTATCGATAGTAGACCCAGATGATGATTTCCAAAATCGGAAATATACTGTCAAGTGTTTTGAAGATGGCTTATACAAAGATGAAATTGTTGAATTGATAAAAAAGTTAGATTTAGGTATCAATGATATTGAGATAGAAACACTAGAACCCGATTTATCTCAGTTTTCAAAAGGTATGCAAGAGAGACTTACAGAGATACAATTAGGCTATTTGAGAAGAACTTCAATAACAACATTTCATTGGAAATACGATCAAAGCGGCGACAAGAATTATGAACTTTTTGATCTTGATACCCATGAATCAGAAGGAACTAAAAGATTATTTGCATTAGCAGGACTATTAATAGACACCTTAAAAAAAGGTAGGATTTTATTTTTTGATGAATTTGATTCTAGTATTCATCCTCTAATTACTTGTGCGATCATTGACCTTTTTAACTCCAGTGAGACTAATCCAAACAATGCTCAAATAGTTTTTATTACACATGATACTAACCTTTTAAGCCATAAAATGTTTAGAAGAGATCAAATCTGGTTCGCTGAGAAGGACGAAAAAGGATCTACTCATCTTTATTCCCTAGCTGAATATAAAATACCTATTGAAGAAGACTCAAAAAAAGAAACTTTCAAGAAAGTAAGAAATGATGCTTCATTTGAAGATAATTACATTCATGGTAAATATGGTGCTATTCCATTTATCGGTAACTTGCAAAGTTTATTAGGTAATTCAAATGGCTAA
- a CDS encoding DUF4926 domain-containing protein translates to MNFPLYSDVILLTNLPDEGVYAGDIGTVVERHDVIGLETGYSVEFFDMLGNTVSVVTLPMSYFRLPTRADRPSVRLMASVA, encoded by the coding sequence ATGAATTTTCCACTTTATTCTGATGTAATTCTATTAACTAATCTACCTGATGAGGGTGTTTATGCTGGGGATATTGGAACGGTGGTAGAACGGCATGATGTCATTGGATTGGAAACTGGTTATAGTGTTGAGTTTTTCGATATGCTGGGTAATACAGTTTCAGTTGTCACTTTGCCGATGAGTTATTTCCGTTTGCCGACTCGTGCGGATAGACCATCAGTTAGGCTTATGGCTAGTGTTGCATAA
- a CDS encoding RloB family protein: MAKRSRTEARVQSYSERTVDTRGILPSFLIICEGKKTEPNYFKAFRIPDLSVEQLDVIGLGDNTLSLVERAKERKEQSNYNYVWCVFDRDSFPSGQFNASITSAYNNDIHVAYSNEAFELWYLLHFHFYNTGISRQDYKSKLTKLLKHRYEKNSTTIYEELKENQHSAIKNANTLLVQYDPNRPEKDNPSTTVHLLVQCLNALVECIQKGRKSGDIELLRECLNKYHSQARKNCGIFD; the protein is encoded by the coding sequence ATGGCTAAACGATCGCGTACTGAGGCAAGAGTTCAGAGTTACTCAGAGAGAACAGTTGATACACGGGGTATTTTGCCTTCATTTCTGATTATTTGTGAAGGTAAAAAGACTGAGCCTAACTACTTTAAAGCTTTTCGCATTCCAGATTTATCTGTGGAACAATTGGATGTGATTGGATTAGGCGATAATACATTGAGCCTAGTAGAGAGAGCCAAAGAAAGAAAAGAGCAGAGTAATTATAATTATGTGTGGTGTGTTTTTGATCGAGACTCATTTCCATCAGGACAGTTTAATGCCTCCATAACTTCTGCTTACAACAACGACATACATGTAGCATACTCAAATGAAGCATTTGAATTATGGTACTTACTACACTTTCATTTTTATAACACTGGGATATCGCGACAAGATTATAAATCAAAGCTAACCAAGTTACTTAAACATAGATATGAGAAAAATAGTACAACAATTTATGAGGAGCTTAAAGAAAACCAGCATAGCGCTATTAAAAATGCCAATACTTTGCTCGTCCAATACGATCCCAATAGACCCGAAAAAGATAATCCTTCGACAACTGTACATCTTTTAGTTCAATGTCTAAATGCTTTAGTAGAATGTATCCAAAAAGGAAGAAAATCTGGGGATATTGAACTTCTTCGTGAATGTTTGAATAAATATCATTCGCAAGCAAGAAAAAATTGTGGGATATTTGATTAA
- a CDS encoding urease accessory protein UreF encodes MIINPDSWQLLRLLQLTSPALPVGAYSYSEGIEYLCSNAIIQTESDLCDWLKREMRFGFITNEAAIALRAHQAMISNDITALNYWNNWLSATRETEEVRLASWQMGQSLMKLWWQLPDSQNDQLAIRRSISDLLPTAKDNAQGKGCNYAIAFGIVAASLGIDVSNTIVGYIHGWLSNLVSAAVRSVPFGQTTGQQVIFKLSSDILNSSQLALKRLDNELEWCGWGTSLACANHETQYSRLFRS; translated from the coding sequence ATGATCATTAATCCCGATTCTTGGCAATTATTGCGATTACTACAACTCACCAGCCCCGCTCTACCAGTTGGTGCTTACAGCTATTCCGAAGGCATTGAATATCTTTGTAGTAATGCCATTATTCAAACTGAGTCAGATCTCTGCGATTGGTTAAAAAGAGAGATGCGCTTTGGATTTATTACTAACGAAGCAGCGATCGCACTTCGAGCTCATCAAGCAATGATATCTAACGATATAACTGCGTTAAACTATTGGAATAACTGGCTATCAGCAACTAGAGAGACTGAAGAAGTCCGTCTCGCCAGTTGGCAAATGGGACAATCCTTAATGAAGCTATGGTGGCAACTTCCAGATAGTCAAAACGATCAATTAGCTATCCGTAGATCAATCAGCGATCTTTTACCAACCGCAAAAGATAACGCTCAAGGTAAAGGTTGTAATTATGCGATCGCCTTTGGAATTGTAGCGGCAAGCCTAGGAATTGACGTTAGTAATACAATCGTTGGATATATTCATGGTTGGTTATCCAATTTAGTTAGTGCGGCGGTAAGGTCAGTTCCATTTGGGCAAACGACTGGTCAGCAAGTTATTTTTAAGCTCAGTTCTGATATCCTTAATAGTTCTCAATTAGCATTAAAACGTTTAGATAATGAATTGGAATGGTGTGGATGGGGGACTAGTTTAGCTTGTGCTAACCACGAAACTCAATATTCGCGGTTATTTCGGAGCTGA